A region from the Candidatus Latescibacter sp. genome encodes:
- a CDS encoding HEPN domain-containing protein, whose translation MENRNDVRSMLEKARDKLETARILFENRKFDDVVSRSYYAVYHALNAVLISRGLSFSSHAQNIGVFNREFVKTGVFPKEFSEIVQGLF comes from the coding sequence GAAAATCGAAATGATGTTCGCTCGATGCTTGAGAAGGCTCGCGACAAGCTTGAAACGGCGAGAATCCTTTTTGAGAACAGGAAATTCGACGATGTGGTTTCACGGAGTTATTATGCCGTCTATCACGCACTGAATGCGGTGCTGATTTCAAGGGGATTATCGTTCTCTTCTCATGCCCAAAATATCGGGGTTTTCAACCGCGAATTCGTGAAAACCGGAGTGTTCCCCAAAGAATTTTCTGAAATTGTTCAAGGCCTGTTTTAA